The proteins below are encoded in one region of Lactuca sativa cultivar Salinas chromosome 3, Lsat_Salinas_v11, whole genome shotgun sequence:
- the LOC111877556 gene encoding pectinesterase inhibitor 10-like: MARRPKKPSSSSSEHDEGQSAKEDEDVGHEGSPRGNTPLRSPNPTKQHNDKVPTPPPSPPMTTVPVSVAQSPPPPTTQNTTAVPPSPPASTIPFSTTPFPPPIISQATTTTTPISTTANEPPVNVNAFLDNAFEQYTEAIDKSTKTVDASTFACNKATTDVAELINNIQIFLDSLKGHVDDNAAKVNASVDSLSKSLQEEKLNSKGSIGSRGSGNNFAEKTEHAVFQSCAGDVLNMLNNVLQAHDSILTLTIWNHLTTKLLPATERLREMKGVTKPLVTLQQGGEGTKRTTTDKPKVIVKTEPKVNVASGSGDQEKIKGLVEEDDDSDNEENIVDPLK; this comes from the exons ATGGCAAGGAGACCAAAgaaaccttcttcttcaagctcaGAACATGATGAGGGGCAATCGGCTAAAGAGGATGAAGACGTTGGACACGAAGGTTCACCTAGAGGTAATACACCTCTTCGTTCTCCTAATCCCACTAAACAACACAATGACAAGGTTCCAACTCCTCCTCCATCCCCACCGATGACTACTGTTCCAGTTTCGGTTGCACAAAGTCCACCACCTCCTACAACACAAAATACTACCGCTGTTCCACCATCTCCACCAGCTAGCACAATACCCTTTTCTACAACCCCATTCCCACCTCCCATTATTTCACAAGCAACTACCACAACTACCCCAATCTCCACTACCGCAAACGAACCTCCAGTAAATGTCAAC GCTTTCTTGGACAATGCTTTTGAACAGTATACGGAAGCAATTGATAAATCCACCAAGACTGTTGACGCATCTACATTTGCCTGCAATAAAGCTACAACCGATGTTGCGGAACTCATAAACAATATCCAGATATTTCTTGATTCCCTTAAGGGACATGTTGATGACAATGCAGCTAAAGTAAATGCATCGGTTGACTCTCTCTCCAAGTCTCTTCAGGAGGAGAAACTCAA TTCAAAAGGTTCAATTGGCTCACGTGGATCAGGAAATAACTTTGCAGAAAAAACCGAGCACGCAGTTTTCCAAAGTTGTGCTGGTGATGTTCTCAATATGCTTAACAATGTTCTTCAAGCTCATGATTCCATTCTTACTCTTACAATCTGGAATCACCTGACCACCAAGCTTCTTCCTGCAACTGAACGTCTTCGTGAAATGAAGGGTGTTACGAAGCCGTTGGTTACTCTTCAACAAGGAGGAGAAGGCACAAAGAGAACTACTACTGATAAACCGAAAGTCATTGTCAAAACAGAACCAAAGGTTAATGTAGCTTCGGGTTCTGGTGATCAAGAAAAGATAAAAGGTCttgttgaagaagatgatgatagtGATAATGAAGAAAATATTGTTGATCCCCTAAAGTGA